The Desulfonatronum thiosulfatophilum DNA segment CAAACCCAAGTTTGACCTGATTGCCCTGGACCTTGAGCACGGTGACCTTGATGTTGTCTCCCAGGTACAGGCTTTCGCCGGCTTTGCGTGTCAGGATGAGCATGCTGTGTTTAACTGAGTGATGTTGATTACATGAAGTTGACGAGGCTCATTTTCATGATCGTCGTCGATGACTTGAGGACGGCCTCGTAAGTGATCTGCTGCATGGCCATCTTGGTCATCAATTCGGCAACATCCACATCCTCGATCTTGCTCTTCCGGTCCCTGGCGTTGAGTTGCAGCCCATGCAGGATGCTGTCGGTCAAATCCAGCCGATTCCGCCGCGCCCCGACGCCGGCGAGGTAAGTGGTAATATGCTTGTGAGCCTCATTTAATTCTTCCAGGGCATCGGCGGCGCCCTGCTGGGTATTTGTTTCCAGATAACCGATAAGCTTGCCGACAGTTTCGAAAAGATTGGAGCCGGTCTTGCCCAGATCTACGGGTTGACCGTTGTACAATCCGCCGAAGACATCCTTGCCAATATTGTTGATCTGAATGGTCTCGTTTTGGGAAATTTCGACATTCATCAGAGCGCGATTGGGGCGGATGACAAACTGGTCGTCCATGGAAGGAGGCCCATCTTCCAGGTTGAGAAAACCGCCGGGTACGGGCAGCGATGTCGGCGGGCCTTCCGGAGTCGTATTGTTCTGGTTCCATTTTCGTCCGCCATCCGTGCTGTAGGAAAATGTTATCTCGCCGCCGTCGACGTCATCAATTCGCACCATGACTTTGTTGCGAAAGACTCCGGCGGCCAAGGCTTCATCGGGATCGTAAGAGCCGAAGCTTTCAACACTGATTTGGTCTTCGTCGTCCCCTTTGTACACAGCTGTAGGGCGAACCCAGAGCCAAGTCCCATTCGTGTCGTTCGTGTCGTTCGGATCAGTTGCGGTTACATCCGCACCGGCGGCGAAAGTTATTTGCACTCCACCAAGGTTCATCACAACTGGAGAGTTCACAGGGTCGGATTCCGGCAGTATTCCCTCAGACCAGGACTTCCCGCCGTTGGTGGAGTAGCGAAAAGCGAGCTGATCTTCGCCTGTCGCGCCGGGGCTTAGAAATTGGACTAAAATTGTTGAATTTGATCCTCCGGAGATACTAATAACGTCCTGATGGTGGATGGTTCCATTGCCGTTGCTTTGAACGAACAATGCCTCTTGAAAAGCTGGGGAGTCCACTTTATGCCCGGCATATATGTATTTGCCTTCATATGACGCATTGGAAAGGGTGATCAACTGACTATAAAGCTGTCGTGCCTCAAAGGAGATTTGCGCCCTGTTGTCCGCAGTGTAGGTGCCGGTCGAGGCCTGTTCGGCAAGTTCCTTGAGTCGGGTAATGGCCACGCTGACCTGCATCAGGTTCTCATCCGCCAGACCGTTCCACCCCTGAGCCGTGTCGATGTTCTTTCGGTACTGCTCCATGGACTTCATGGTGTCCCTGTACGACAGGACACGTGACATGCCGATGGGATCATCAGATGGGCGGTTGATTTTCTTTTGGCTGGAGGCTTGCAAGTTCAACTCAACCAATCCGGTGATCGACTTGTTGAAATAGCCGAGCACGTTGGAATAGATATTGCGATGACTAACCCGCATGGGTGCCGCTCCTTTCCGGAAGATGGCTTTTCTTGTGAGTTGCAGGCATCACTTTATACGTCCTACTTCATGGACAGAATGGTCTGGAACATCTGGTCCGCAGCGGAAATGAGCTTGGCCGCTGCACTGTAAGAATGCTGAAACTTGATCAAACTGCTCATTTCTTCATCCAGGTTCACGCCGGAAACGGCTTCCTGACGGTTGTACAGATCGTCGGCTAGGGCTTTATGGTAGTTAAAGTTGAAATTGGCATTGGAGGATGCCGCCCCGACATTTCCGACCAGGGAATTATAATAATTTGATATTGTTTGAGATGTGCTGCCTTCAAAAGAGGTCTTGAAATCAACCTTGGTGTACTGCATGGCTGCCACGCCAAGTGCCGTGGCATTGTCGCCGGTGTTGACTTCGCCTGCCCCGTTGACATGGCCGGCATTGATGAAATTGAGGTTGTTGAACACTTGCTCATTGATGCTCAATCCACGTGCATCCGTTCCGTCAAAGAACGTGTTGATTCCAAGGGCCGCGAGAAGACCCGTGGAGTCAGAGCCGAAAGCAAAAGACCGGTTTGCATCAGCTGTAAGTTGCAGTCGATTGTCCACAATGGCGGCTGTTATTCCAGAAACTGAATTGAATGCGGCCCGGACATGTTCCAGAGTGTGAACTTCAGGATCAAAGTTTGGCGGCGAAGTCCCACCGGCAAAGCCCAGTTGAGATGGGATCGGGTTGCCTGCAGCGTCGTAGAGCCAGACGATCAGATTTCCTGTCTGCAGTTTTTGGCCATGGAACAAGCCGGAGGATAGGCTGCTCAAAGGCTCGTCATGCTTTGATGCCCCATGCGTCCCAAGAACCTCCGAAAATTTTTGCAACCCGGCGCCCTGGCTATGAATGCGATTTACTTCCCAGGCCACTGTCTCAGCCAAGGAATTCAATTTCTCCCTGAACTGTCCGATATAATCGTCACGAAAGTTGAAGTAACCCGCCAAAGTTCCGCCAACAAGCCGACGCTCGTTGTCCGCCCCGTTGAAGTGAATTTGCGGGGTGATGTTCATTTCGGAAGACGTGTTCTGATGCCAGTAAAGGCCGCTTTTCGGAACAATGGTAAATTTGTCGCCGACTGCCAGTTCTCCTGCGTCGAACCAGATTTCGAGGCCTTCAATTTTCTCTTTGTTTGCTGCGGGTTGTGCATTGAAAGTGATGACGGCTCCATCGGCATCCTTCAGCCAGGATTTACCTCCATCCAAGGAGACCTGATACTGCGCTGGAGTGGTGGTATTGCCTACCTCTCCGGGGGTAACAACTTTGATCAGGTATTCCCGCTCCGAACTGCCGGCAAAGTTGATGTTTTTTCCGACGAATGGGGAAGCTGCGGTCAAAGATGAATAACTCTTCGGCCCCTCAAACTTCAGCTCAAAGAATTCCCTCCCATCCACCAGCGTATGTCCGGCTGTGGTCATGATGAAAAACTGACCGTTGCCCTTGTCCTGTGTTTTGATGTCCAGGAGGCCGGCCAGTTCGCGGACCATGGTGTCGCGTTTGTCCATGAGGGCGTTGGCGTTGTTCTGGCCTGGGATATCGTGGACGGCGATCTGGCGATTGATCTCAGAGATATCCCGAAGCAGTTCGTTGGCTCGCATTACGTCCTGGCGGATGAAGTCGTCGACCTGGTTTTGGAAGTTGGTCAGGTCGCGGTCCACCTGATTGATGATCTGGGTCATGTTCCGAGACGTGTTCATGAGCTGGCTGCGGGAAGCCATGTCGTCCGGACGCAGGGAAAGGTTCTGCCAGTCCGCCCAGAACTTGGCCATGACATCGTTCAAGCCATCGCCAATGGATTCGTTAAAGAGCATTTCAACGTTGCGCAGGTTCGTGTTCAGCGAGTCCCAACGGTGCATTGTGGAAGATTTTTCCAGGTACTGACGCTCAATAAAGTAGTCGTAGTGTCGAATGACCTCCGCTGCCGAGACCCCGGTCCCAATTTGACCCGGCCGATAGTCGATGCTTGGATTTTCCTGCAGGCGGACAGTGCGGCGGCTGTACCCGGGAGTGTTCACATTGGCGATATTCTCGCCCGTGACGTGAATGGCGGATTGGAACGCCAAAAGCGCTCCACGTCCAGTATTCAAGAGGGAATTGACGCCGACGGTCATCGTGACTCTCCCTTACAATCTACCGTGAAGCAAGGTGCCGGTGCCTTCGGAATGATGCCATTTGCCGTGCCTGGAATACGTGTGTGCATCCTTGGGAATGATCTGGCTCGCCAGATAGTCCAGGAGAGCCTGATTCTGATCCATCAACCCCTGGGCTGTGACGGCATTCTGCGCAGCCTTGCGGCCGCAGATCTGTTCCTGATGGTCAATTTCCCGCAGCAGGTCCCGCCCCTCGTCGCGGCAGGACTCTTCCATCAGCAGAGGAAGATCACGGATTGCGGGCAATGACGGATCAAGATCCATGACGTGTCGCTTGAGTTCCTGGCGTTCCACCGCAATTTGGCGCAACAGTTCCTGGATGGAAAATTCCACCGTGGCCACGGATTGGGGATCCCCCTTGCCCAAATGTTGAAATTCTTCATCAAGCAAGTGAGACAGTAAAAAAATGGCTTGTTTCTGGCGATGCAGGTTCTGCAGCACATATCTGGACATGAGGGACCTCAGGTGGCTGAAGAGAAGAAGGTGGTTCGCGAAAAGTTTTGCGGGATCGCTTCCCCTTGCGGGGGGCCGGACAATTTTGCCGGGATTTTTATGCTATAACTTTTTATTCAAAAACTAGGCCGAATCGATTTTGCCAATGGATAGACCTGCCAGCAACCTGTCGCGGATCTGTTTGGGATCCCAGGCCATGTTCCCCTGGCGGATCTCGAAGTGCAGATGGGGCCCCGTGGAGCGGCCGCTGGAGCCTACGGTGGCAATGCTTTGCCCGGCCTGGACCATGTCCCCGACCTTAACCCTGTTTCGTTCGTTATGGGCATAGTACGAACGCCACCCACCGGCATGCTCCAGGACCACCATGTTGCCGTAGCCCCCGCGCTGGCCCACGAAGACCACCCGCCCATCCCAGGCTGCATCGATGGGAGAGCCTTTGGGGGCGACCAAGTCGGTTCCGGCATGCCAGGACTGTTCTCCGGTAAAAGGATCATTGCGCCAGCCGAAGCCGGAACTGACGCGGCCCTGGAGAGGCCAGTGCATGGGGGGCAGGGACGTCGTGGCACCGATGTCCTGAATTGGTGCGAGGCCGTGAACAAAACCGGGATGTTCCGGAACCACGCCGCCACGGTCTTCAATGGATTGAGCCAATGAACGGACCCGGCTCATGACATTGCTGTTCGAGGCTATGGGGTGGGAGTTTATCACCCGTGAATCAGGCGGGGCGTAGGGCCCCTGCGCCGTGACGGTGGTTTGAGCGTTTGATTGCAGGGAAACCTTCAGGATTTCATCCTGATCCGTATTCTTTACGGGATCTGGTGGATCGTTCTCCATCGGAGGGAGAATGGTCATGCCCATGGGCTTGCCGACGGGATCGCTGGCGCGAGTGGCCTGGACCTGGCTCTGGCGAAGTTGTTCGAAGATCATGTCTCCCAGGCCGATGCCGCCGCTGCGGGCCATGACCGTGGCCATTTCCATGTCGAAGTGCGACTGCCAGAATTCCTCTCCCTTGCCGTGCAATAACCCTTCCTTGGGCACGGTGGCCCGCATCTGCTTGAGCAGCTGATGCAGGAACAGAGCCTCGAAGTCCTGGCTGGCTTCCCGCAGCTTGCTTTCGCCCTTGGCGTCCGGAGATCCATCCAGACGCTGCTGCAGGCGGATCGCATCCAGACGCTGACGGACATCATCCTGCGCATTGCCGAGAAGCAGGGTTTTGTTATCCGGCAGGGGAAGCATCAGATCACCTCCACATCCGCATGCAGCGCTCCGGCGGCTTTGAGCGTTCGTAAAATGGAAATTATATCGCGCGGGGTGGCGCCGATGGCGTTCAAGCCGTTTACCAGATCCTGCAGGGTCGCGCCTTCCAGCAGGGTCAGGCGCCGGTCCTCTTCACGAATCCCGAGTTCGGTGCGTGGAACAACCGCGGTCTGTCCCATGGAAAAAGGTTGGGGCTGGACCACTTCGGGGCGTTCAGCGACGACAATGTGCAGATTGCCATGGGCCACGGCCACTCTGGACAACCGGACGTTCTGACCGACGACCACGGTGCCGGTTTTCTCATCTACAACGACCCGGGCACGGTTGTCCGGGGTGATGGGCAAGTTTTCCAAAGATGCGATGAAGGGAACCAGGTTCCCTTGATAGATGTCAGGAATGTCCACGACAATGGTGGAAATATCCGAGGCTCGGGCAAGGGCTGAACCGAAATTGGCATTGATCCTGTCCACGACCTGAACCGCCGTGGAAAAATCGCTGGTTTGCAGGTGCAGGGTTACGTTGTCCTGGTGGTTGAACTGGAAGGGGACTGAACGTTCCACTGTGGCCCCGTTGGGAATGATGCCGACCGTGGTGATGTTTTTCTGGGCTTGGGCTGCATCGCCGCCGGCGCTGAAACCGCCCAGCAGCAATGGACCCTGAGCCAGAGCGTATGTCTGTCCGTCCACGCCGCGCAAGGGCGTCATCAGCAGGACGCCGCCCAGGAGACTGGAGGCATCGCCCACGGAGGAGACGGACACGTCCAAGCTTGATCCCGCCCTGGAGGAAACCGGCATCTGGGTCGTCACCATGACGGCCGCCACGTTGCGCACGCGCAGTTTGGACTGATCCACGCGAACGCCCATTCGTTCCATCATGTTGGCCATGGATTGAATGGTGAACTCTGCCCCACGCCGGTCGCCCGTGCCGGAAAGCCCGACCACAAGGCCGTACCCGACCAACTGATTGGATCGTGTTCCGGAGAATGTGGCGATGTCCTTGATCCGCACGCTGGCCTGGGCGGGGTCGACGGCCGACGCGGCCAACACCACGCCCACGACCATGGTCAGAAAAACTGTTTGCGTGAAGGAATGTTTGCTTCGCATGGAGAGACTCCCGATGGGACCGTGAATGGAGATAAAATTAAACAAAAGCGATGTTGAGAATCTGTTCAACTTCCAAAATCTCGAACTATCCTAGAAAGGCCAGACATTGTCCAAGATTCGGGTCAGCCATCCCGGTCTCTGCTTGTCCGCCAGAATGCCCGTGCCATAGAACTCAATGGTGGCATCGGCCATCTGGGTCGAGAGGATGGTGTTGTCCGGATTGATGTCCGTGGAGCGGATCAGGCCATGGACCACGACGATTTGGGTCTCATTGTTCACTCTGGTTTCACGGGCGCCTTCCACCTGCAGCAGGCCGTTGGGCAGGACCTGAACCACCCGGGCGCCAACCGTGGCGCTGATCTTGGACTCGCGCCGGGTTTCT contains these protein-coding regions:
- the flgL gene encoding flagellar hook-associated protein FlgL; amino-acid sequence: MRVSHRNIYSNVLGYFNKSITGLVELNLQASSQKKINRPSDDPIGMSRVLSYRDTMKSMEQYRKNIDTAQGWNGLADENLMQVSVAITRLKELAEQASTGTYTADNRAQISFEARQLYSQLITLSNASYEGKYIYAGHKVDSPAFQEALFVQSNGNGTIHHQDVISISGGSNSTILVQFLSPGATGEDQLAFRYSTNGGKSWSEGILPESDPVNSPVVMNLGGVQITFAAGADVTATDPNDTNDTNGTWLWVRPTAVYKGDDEDQISVESFGSYDPDEALAAGVFRNKVMVRIDDVDGGEITFSYSTDGGRKWNQNNTTPEGPPTSLPVPGGFLNLEDGPPSMDDQFVIRPNRALMNVEISQNETIQINNIGKDVFGGLYNGQPVDLGKTGSNLFETVGKLIGYLETNTQQGAADALEELNEAHKHITTYLAGVGARRNRLDLTDSILHGLQLNARDRKSKIEDVDVAELMTKMAMQQITYEAVLKSSTTIMKMSLVNFM
- the flgK gene encoding flagellar hook-associated protein FlgK, with amino-acid sequence MTVGVNSLLNTGRGALLAFQSAIHVTGENIANVNTPGYSRRTVRLQENPSIDYRPGQIGTGVSAAEVIRHYDYFIERQYLEKSSTMHRWDSLNTNLRNVEMLFNESIGDGLNDVMAKFWADWQNLSLRPDDMASRSQLMNTSRNMTQIINQVDRDLTNFQNQVDDFIRQDVMRANELLRDISEINRQIAVHDIPGQNNANALMDKRDTMVRELAGLLDIKTQDKGNGQFFIMTTAGHTLVDGREFFELKFEGPKSYSSLTAASPFVGKNINFAGSSEREYLIKVVTPGEVGNTTTPAQYQVSLDGGKSWLKDADGAVITFNAQPAANKEKIEGLEIWFDAGELAVGDKFTIVPKSGLYWHQNTSSEMNITPQIHFNGADNERRLVGGTLAGYFNFRDDYIGQFREKLNSLAETVAWEVNRIHSQGAGLQKFSEVLGTHGASKHDEPLSSLSSGLFHGQKLQTGNLIVWLYDAAGNPIPSQLGFAGGTSPPNFDPEVHTLEHVRAAFNSVSGITAAIVDNRLQLTADANRSFAFGSDSTGLLAALGINTFFDGTDARGLSINEQVFNNLNFINAGHVNGAGEVNTGDNATALGVAAMQYTKVDFKTSFEGSTSQTISNYYNSLVGNVGAASSNANFNFNYHKALADDLYNRQEAVSGVNLDEEMSSLIKFQHSYSAAAKLISAADQMFQTILSMK
- a CDS encoding flagellar protein FlgN, yielding MSRYVLQNLHRQKQAIFLLSHLLDEEFQHLGKGDPQSVATVEFSIQELLRQIAVERQELKRHVMDLDPSLPAIRDLPLLMEESCRDEGRDLLREIDHQEQICGRKAAQNAVTAQGLMDQNQALLDYLASQIIPKDAHTYSRHGKWHHSEGTGTLLHGRL
- a CDS encoding peptidoglycan DD-metalloendopeptidase family protein, translating into MLPLPDNKTLLLGNAQDDVRQRLDAIRLQQRLDGSPDAKGESKLREASQDFEALFLHQLLKQMRATVPKEGLLHGKGEEFWQSHFDMEMATVMARSGGIGLGDMIFEQLRQSQVQATRASDPVGKPMGMTILPPMENDPPDPVKNTDQDEILKVSLQSNAQTTVTAQGPYAPPDSRVINSHPIASNSNVMSRVRSLAQSIEDRGGVVPEHPGFVHGLAPIQDIGATTSLPPMHWPLQGRVSSGFGWRNDPFTGEQSWHAGTDLVAPKGSPIDAAWDGRVVFVGQRGGYGNMVVLEHAGGWRSYYAHNERNRVKVGDMVQAGQSIATVGSSGRSTGPHLHFEIRQGNMAWDPKQIRDRLLAGLSIGKIDSA
- a CDS encoding flagellar basal body P-ring protein FlgI, with the translated sequence MRSKHSFTQTVFLTMVVGVVLAASAVDPAQASVRIKDIATFSGTRSNQLVGYGLVVGLSGTGDRRGAEFTIQSMANMMERMGVRVDQSKLRVRNVAAVMVTTQMPVSSRAGSSLDVSVSSVGDASSLLGGVLLMTPLRGVDGQTYALAQGPLLLGGFSAGGDAAQAQKNITTVGIIPNGATVERSVPFQFNHQDNVTLHLQTSDFSTAVQVVDRINANFGSALARASDISTIVVDIPDIYQGNLVPFIASLENLPITPDNRARVVVDEKTGTVVVGQNVRLSRVAVAHGNLHIVVAERPEVVQPQPFSMGQTAVVPRTELGIREEDRRLTLLEGATLQDLVNGLNAIGATPRDIISILRTLKAAGALHADVEVI